The Salegentibacter sp. Hel_I_6 region GGTAGTGCTGTGTTTTTCATAACATTTTAGTTAAGCTAGAACTTCCTGAAATTCTGCGTTCTTTTCTATAATTTTCTTCGCGAAAGGGCAAAGTGGAATAATTTTCAATTTATTTTCTTTAGCAAAATCTACCCCAGCTTTTACTAATTTTCTCCCAAGGCCTTCTCCCTTATAACCGGGATCAACCTCGGTGTGGTCTATTATAAATTTATTGGGACCCGCCCAGGTAAAAGTCATTTTCCCCACTTGTTTTTCATCATCTAAAAGTTTAAAATAACCTTTCTTTCCATCATCATGTTTTTCAATCTTCATCATTTAAAATTTTAAATTATCACTATAGAGAAAAATTAATTTAATTTTCCTCCTTTAGCTGTCCACCAGGGATGGACTTCAACGTCAAGTCTTCCAGATTTCACCATAGGATCCTGCCTGGCTAAACTATCGGCTTCTTTCAAAGTAGCCGTATTATAAACAGCAATTCCCCGAATGTCACCATCGCCACCAAATGGACCAATTAGGCTTGCGAATCCCTCTTCGGCCATCTTACTTAAATAAGTGAGATGTTCTTTTTGTAGCCGGGCAGCTTCAGTTGAATCCTGATTTCGGTTTTTGCCACTTTTTAGGAAAACCATATAATACTGTTGCATGAGATAGGTAGTATCTCCCTCTTCATATCTGAAAGTTTGATAGCCCTTTTCTTTCAAATCATTTTCTACCGAATCTATATTCATTACAGGTTTCTTAGCTGCAATTTTTTCAGGACCGGGAATGCCCCTTTCTTCTTCAGAAATCTCCTCGCAGGAAATTAAAAGAATTGGAAAAACCAGTGCAAAAATTAATTTCTTCATATTAAAGCTTTACCAGTTTACAAAAGGGTTTATACTTAGTTGAGAATTATAATATTTTATTTGGCCAGTGACTTCTTCACCTAACCACTCAGGTTTTAAAAATGTATCGGTCTCATTATTTAGTTCTATTTCAGCTACCGTCAAACCTTCATTTTCACCGTAAAATTCGTCAATTTCGAACACAAAGTTTCCAGACTTTACCAAATACCGGGTTTTCTCTATAATTCCCGGTTCACAGAGTTCAAATAGTGTTTCTGCTTCCTTCGTATCGATTTCTTTTTCCC contains the following coding sequences:
- a CDS encoding GNAT family N-acetyltransferase, yielding MMKIEKHDDGKKGYFKLLDDEKQVGKMTFTWAGPNKFIIDHTEVDPGYKGEGLGRKLVKAGVDFAKENKLKIIPLCPFAKKIIEKNAEFQEVLA
- a CDS encoding YciI family protein; translation: MKKLIFALVFPILLISCEEISEEERGIPGPEKIAAKKPVMNIDSVENDLKEKGYQTFRYEEGDTTYLMQQYYMVFLKSGKNRNQDSTEAARLQKEHLTYLSKMAEEGFASLIGPFGGDGDIRGIAVYNTATLKEADSLARQDPMVKSGRLDVEVHPWWTAKGGKLN
- a CDS encoding CYTH domain-containing protein encodes the protein MQEIERKFLVISEVFKKQAFKNFRIKQGFLNTDPERTVRLRITGKKAFLTIKGKSSKSGLTRFEWEKEIDTKEAETLFELCEPGIIEKTRYLVKSGNFVFEIDEFYGENEGLTVAEIELNNETDTFLKPEWLGEEVTGQIKYYNSQLSINPFVNW